GATTGATCAAATTTGCATAGTCTATACAATGCGGGTCCCATTCCATCATAGTATGAAATAGAGTCAACATACTTGCTAGTGTCACATTTTAGATTGATTTGGTTTAACATTATTCCAAGTGCAATGTCTTCAACGCTCAGATTATCTTCGTTTTCATTTTCTTTAGATTTTTTTTCTGCAGTTTTCTTTATTGGAGTTTCTTTTTTGATTTGTTCATTTTTTGATTCTTTCTGTTTAGTTGGTTTTTCTTGCGGCGTAGTTTGAATTATCGATTTTTTTTCTGGCGTAGATTGTTTTGGCGTTTCTGTTGTTGGTGATTCTATTAATTTATCATCTTCAATCAGATTTGTCTTTGTTGTTTTTGGTTCTGTTGTTTTTGGTTCTGTTGTTTTTGGTTCTGTTGTTTTTGGTTCTGTTGTTTTTGGTTCTGTTGTAGTTGTGTCTGATTTTGTTGTGTCTGATTTTGTTGTGTCTGATTCAGTAATTGGTTCGTTTTGTGGTTCGTCTGTTTGAACTTCTGGTTCATCAAAAATTATTTCTTCTTCAATGGGATCTTCAATAATTTTAAAAAAATCAAATGAAACATCTTTTGATGATTCAGCATAGTGTGCCTTGATTGAATAAGTCCCATCTACCTTAAAGTTCACACCTGCAACTGCAAGAAAGTTTGTAGAGAAGCTCAAATCAGAGTTTACATTTCCAAAATAAAATCCGGCAGGAGAACCAAATGTGTCATAGATGCCAATCAACACAGTTGGCGAATCCATGACAGACACTGTACCTAAAATTGTGATGGTATCACCATCAGTATACTGCGGTTTATCAGTGGTCAGCGTGATAATTTCAGGAGTCGCTGGTTCCTCAATGACTTGCACTCCATCAGAGTTTGTTATTACAAAGTACTCGTTTTGCGTGATTTGCCCATAGGCAAGCTTGATTTTGTACTCTCCTGATTCCTCATAAAAGGGAGAATCTAAGAATATGGTCTTTGTAAAGAGACCATCAGGTTCAACTTCGACACTGTTTGCTGAAAGAATTGTTCCGTTTGGATCATAGATGCTCATTGCAATGACAGGCATTCCAACATCAGATATCTGTCCTGTGACTTTGAGCGCATCTCCTGTCTGGTATTCACCTTTGTCAAATTTGACAAAGATAGATTCGGCAAATGCATCAGAGGCAGTTGTTGCAAAAACTACGGTTAACACTAGCAGTGTTACCACTTTGTATCCAAGCACAAATAAAAAATCGTAATTTTGTATTTAATACTCACTGAGAATTTGTACTATTGCACAAAGATCTCAGCTGCATTTACTGGAGACAGTGCAGTTGGTTCTGAAAGTGAAGACCATACAAATGTCTCAACAGTATGCTCGCCTGTTGTCTTTGGAATCCAAGATTGTGATACATCAAGACTTTGGTTTGGCGATACCTGTCCCTGTATCCAAGACACAGAAACTACAGTGTTTGTCGAATCCCTTACCTGAAAGATATAGACAAATTCCTGTGCAAAGTCTTGCGCATTTGAGATAGAGCCAACAATTTGCATCTGCTTGTTTATTGAAAATTCACTTATTTGGTTTCCAAAAGAGTCTGAGAACAATATTTGTGAATTGTTTATTCTCTCAGTGGCAGGAACTGCAGAATCCAGTTTTGCTACATCAGTAATTTCCTGATGATCTGATGTTGTGTATGGTTTTGGCAATGTATGATCATTGTATTTTGCATAAATGTTATTACCAGGAGTTGCAAACAACCTGTTTCCACTAGACGGAGTGTTTTGTGTAAAGAAAATATTTGCAGCAAAGACACCGGAGCTTTCAGATGTTTCGATTGCATCAACTTCTAGTCCTGCAACATCAGCATCAGATGATACCAAGAGAGGCAAATGATCAAGTGATTCAGGATTGAGGTTCATGTCCTGGTCAATGATGCGGATTTGTGCTGTCTGGTCTGTCAAAAAATGGTCTTCTGCAAACTCTATTGTCCCCACATTCCATCTTACAGGCACAGACTCTGTTACAATAACGCCATCGGCAAACTCAAAGGATATCGTTACTGCCGAATCCCTACCAACTTCCAAAAATCCACTGGTAGGCCCGTTTCCACTGGTTCTTGGATTTGTGTCAACGGTACCATCACCGTCTGCATCATGCAAAAACCCAGTAAGAATTACTTCGGCAGAAAATATTCCAGAGTTTACATCAGTTTCTGTAAATCGATATGGCTTAAGGGAGTGCTCCCTTGTTGAGACCTTGATTGGGTTGTCATTATCACCTCCAATAGAGTCAATCAAGTGATTGTCAGTGTTCCAGCTTGGGGCAATGATCTTCATCTTTATTTTGTCAGTCCATGTGTACACTGGCTTGTCAGTAAAGATTGGAGAGTATGGCTTGTCATAGTCAGGTATTGGCTCAGCATATGCAGGAAAAAGAAACAATGAAAAAATCAGAAAATATTCTATCACAAAGAAAATAGATGCTGTTATGATTTAATGTTTGAGAATAACTTGTATCTAAGATTCTTCGTCTGGTAGAGATACTGCCAGGATATTGTCCCCACGTAACAAGA
Above is a window of Nitrosopumilus sp. K4 DNA encoding:
- a CDS encoding tetratricopeptide repeat protein, giving the protein MLGYKVVTLLVLTVVFATTASDAFAESIFVKFDKGEYQTGDALKVTGQISDVGMPVIAMSIYDPNGTILSANSVEVEPDGLFTKTIFLDSPFYEESGEYKIKLAYGQITQNEYFVITNSDGVQVIEEPATPEIITLTTDKPQYTDGDTITILGTVSVMDSPTVLIGIYDTFGSPAGFYFGNVNSDLSFSTNFLAVAGVNFKVDGTYSIKAHYAESSKDVSFDFFKIIEDPIEEEIIFDEPEVQTDEPQNEPITESDTTKSDTTKSDTTTTEPKTTEPKTTEPKTTEPKTTEPKTTKTNLIEDDKLIESPTTETPKQSTPEKKSIIQTTPQEKPTKQKESKNEQIKKETPIKKTAEKKSKENENEDNLSVEDIALGIMLNQINLKCDTSKYVDSISYYDGMGPALYRLCKFDQSLEFFNQSLMEDPENVEILVNKGSALRKLGFYSEAILYYDQALAISPDYVPAINNKANALANMGNLQDAKSLYGLALEKNQNYVTARTNLLLVNEQLNQIQSDTVDEILSAQNIDLEEKPLAFEKPITPKKSQVEIKKETPNFFDELTMAFSSLFGFK